In Persephonella sp., a single window of DNA contains:
- the bioA gene encoding adenosylmethionine--8-amino-7-oxononanoate transaminase yields MLNRKYLEEWDKEYFWHPFTQMKVYREEENVIVERGEGVYVYDIYGNKYLDGVASLWCNVHGHNHPKLNQAVIEQVQKIAHFTTLGASNVPAIVFAKNLVEITPPKLTKVFYSEDGAEAMEIAIKIAYHYWHNKGEKQKNKFVTLSEAYHGDTIGSVSVGGINIFHEKYKPLLFDVYKMPSPYLEAVKKVGREKALEYDTTKLLIEEVEEFIFKNHQEIAAFVLEAGVQGAAGILPFPKGYLKEVRRICDEYNILMIVDEVATGFGRSGYMFASEKEGIEPDIMALGKGITGGYLPLAATLVTDEIFNAFLGEFGEAKHFYHGHTYTGNPIACNVAIANLEVFEEEQTLKKLQPKIKLLEERLKEFWELKHVGDVRQYGFMAGIELVKDKEKMEPFPYGERIGFKVAKEMLKRGIWVRPLGDVMVIMPPLVISEDELNYFLDMLKESIKTLED; encoded by the coding sequence ATGCTGAACAGAAAATATCTTGAGGAGTGGGATAAGGAGTATTTCTGGCATCCATTTACACAGATGAAAGTTTACAGGGAAGAAGAAAATGTTATTGTTGAAAGGGGCGAAGGTGTTTATGTATATGATATATACGGGAATAAATATTTAGACGGTGTTGCTTCTCTATGGTGTAATGTTCATGGGCATAACCATCCAAAACTCAATCAGGCTGTTATTGAGCAGGTTCAAAAGATAGCTCATTTTACCACCCTTGGTGCTTCTAATGTCCCTGCAATAGTCTTTGCCAAAAATCTTGTGGAGATAACTCCTCCTAAACTTACAAAGGTTTTCTACTCTGAAGATGGTGCTGAGGCAATGGAAATTGCCATAAAGATTGCATACCACTACTGGCACAACAAAGGGGAAAAACAAAAAAATAAGTTTGTAACTCTGTCTGAAGCTTATCACGGGGATACTATAGGAAGTGTTTCTGTAGGTGGTATAAACATATTCCATGAAAAATATAAGCCTCTTCTTTTTGATGTTTATAAAATGCCTTCTCCGTATCTTGAGGCTGTTAAAAAAGTCGGGAGGGAAAAAGCCCTTGAATATGACACAACAAAACTTCTTATAGAAGAGGTTGAAGAATTTATATTCAAAAATCATCAGGAGATAGCTGCATTTGTCCTTGAGGCAGGAGTGCAGGGAGCAGCAGGAATTCTTCCTTTCCCTAAGGGATACTTAAAAGAAGTCAGAAGAATATGTGATGAGTATAACATTCTCATGATTGTTGATGAGGTTGCAACAGGCTTTGGAAGGTCTGGATATATGTTTGCCTCCGAAAAGGAAGGAATTGAGCCGGATATAATGGCTCTTGGCAAAGGCATAACAGGCGGATATCTTCCCCTTGCAGCCACCCTTGTAACAGATGAGATATTCAATGCCTTTTTAGGAGAATTTGGAGAAGCGAAACATTTTTACCACGGACATACTTACACAGGAAACCCAATAGCCTGCAATGTAGCTATAGCAAACCTTGAAGTATTTGAGGAAGAACAAACATTAAAAAAACTTCAGCCTAAAATAAAGCTGTTAGAAGAAAGGTTAAAAGAGTTCTGGGAATTGAAGCATGTAGGGGATGTTAGGCAATACGGATTTATGGCTGGTATTGAACTGGTAAAAGACAAAGAAAAGATGGAACCTTTCCCTTATGGAGAAAGAATAGGCTTTAAGGTGGCAAAAGAAATGCTCAAAAGAGGTATATGGGTAAGACCTCTTGGAGATGTTATGGTAATAATGCCTCCTCTTGTTATATCTGAGGATGAGCTAAATTATTTCTTAGATATGTTAAAAGAAAGTATAAAAACACTGGAAGATTAG
- a CDS encoding diguanylate cyclase, with protein MNFIKIYKREILYAVIIFIFLSFIGVFISYKFYIQSEQNFIDRALKTNKYIILSELNSLTDMSDITYDIRINQPDVLLLMYMANHTKAKNTYRIQLYKKLLPVYKSLKKHGIRQLHFHLPGSISFLRFHKPDKYEDSLEGIRYTIDLVNKTKKVVRGFEEGRIFNGFRNVYPLFYENEFIGTVEISFSAVPAIKSLNYLHLGFYGFLIRNDLITKKVWKEERIHYIPSKAIQEYSWDKKVLFAILGNKDKIKTLRHLETILKGKLPKVIKKDIALRISYNGKDYLAFFIPVKNVKGEYAAAFAGFVPEVFFKKNHHKFIFMGISAIGFNFFLALLIFILLKKDKDSKLSLEKKSIVDPLTGLLNRRGFYKLSESIVAAAERKNRPVSLMFADIDHFKQINDKHGHHIGDRILKEFARILRSNLRKSDIISRWGGEEFLILLNDTDTQQAKKVAEKIRKIVEDSQTSPKFTVSFGVTQKRKEEKLDSAIERADKLLYKAKTTGRNKVVSD; from the coding sequence ATGAACTTTATTAAAATTTATAAAAGAGAAATTCTATACGCTGTAATTATCTTTATTTTCCTTAGTTTTATAGGTGTTTTTATTTCTTACAAATTTTATATTCAGAGTGAGCAAAACTTTATAGATAGAGCATTAAAGACCAATAAATATATAATCCTATCTGAATTAAATTCCCTTACTGATATGTCAGATATTACTTATGACATAAGAATTAATCAACCTGATGTTCTACTTCTTATGTATATGGCCAATCATACCAAAGCTAAAAATACTTATCGGATACAGCTTTATAAAAAACTTTTGCCTGTGTATAAATCTTTAAAAAAACATGGCATTCGCCAACTACACTTTCACCTTCCTGGTTCCATAAGCTTTTTGAGATTTCATAAGCCTGATAAATACGAGGATTCCTTAGAAGGAATTAGATACACTATAGACCTTGTAAACAAAACTAAAAAAGTAGTTCGAGGATTTGAAGAGGGTAGAATATTTAATGGATTTCGGAATGTTTACCCGCTTTTTTATGAAAATGAGTTTATTGGAACCGTTGAAATATCTTTTTCTGCTGTTCCTGCAATAAAATCCTTAAACTATTTACATTTAGGATTTTATGGATTTCTAATCAGAAATGATTTGATTACCAAAAAAGTCTGGAAAGAAGAAAGAATACATTACATCCCTTCAAAAGCTATTCAGGAATATAGCTGGGATAAAAAAGTGTTATTTGCAATCTTAGGAAATAAAGACAAAATTAAAACTTTACGGCATCTTGAAACTATATTAAAAGGTAAATTGCCAAAAGTTATAAAAAAAGATATTGCATTAAGAATTTCATACAACGGAAAAGATTATCTTGCTTTCTTTATTCCTGTCAAAAATGTTAAAGGTGAATATGCTGCAGCTTTTGCCGGTTTTGTCCCAGAAGTATTTTTCAAAAAGAATCACCACAAATTCATATTTATGGGAATATCTGCTATAGGTTTCAACTTTTTTTTAGCCCTACTTATTTTTATACTACTTAAAAAAGATAAAGACTCTAAATTATCCCTTGAGAAAAAATCAATAGTAGACCCTTTAACAGGACTTTTGAATAGAAGGGGTTTCTATAAATTATCTGAGTCAATTGTTGCGGCTGCAGAAAGGAAAAACAGACCTGTTTCTCTTATGTTTGCAGATATTGACCATTTCAAACAGATTAATGATAAGCATGGACATCATATAGGGGATAGGATTCTAAAAGAATTTGCAAGAATATTACGTTCAAATTTAAGAAAAAGCGATATTATCTCCAGATGGGGAGGAGAAGAATTTTTAATTCTTTTAAATGATACAGACACCCAGCAGGCCAAAAAAGTTGCCGAAAAAATTAGAAAAATTGTTGAAGACTCTCAAACCTCCCCTAAATTTACTGTCAGCTTTGGAGTTACTCAGAAAAGAAAAGAAGAAAAATTAGATTCTGCTATTGAAAGAGCTGATAAGTTATTGTATAAGGCCAAAACAACAGGCAGAAATAAAGTAGTTTCAGACTGA
- a CDS encoding HD domain-containing protein, with protein sequence MEKILKAAEFANEAHKHQKRKSTDLPYITHPLSVGLILSKFGAEEDEIIAGLLHDVIEDTEYTYEDIKNEFGQKIADIVLELSEEKELPWEERKKKHIEHLKQADISTKRVALADKLANLYSIKHELKEHGENLWNRFNRGKEQQKWYYTSMVEACGGGIEDEVIKKLYEEAQKVLKEIFAD encoded by the coding sequence ATGGAAAAAATACTTAAAGCTGCAGAGTTTGCCAATGAAGCCCATAAACACCAGAAAAGAAAATCAACAGACCTGCCTTATATAACACATCCTTTATCTGTGGGTCTGATACTGTCTAAATTCGGTGCAGAAGAGGATGAAATAATAGCAGGCTTGCTCCATGATGTTATAGAGGATACAGAATATACCTATGAAGATATCAAAAATGAATTTGGTCAAAAAATAGCGGATATTGTTCTTGAACTTTCTGAAGAAAAGGAACTTCCATGGGAAGAAAGGAAGAAAAAGCATATTGAACATCTAAAACAGGCTGATATTTCAACCAAAAGGGTTGCCCTTGCAGATAAACTGGCAAATCTATACAGCATAAAACACGAGCTTAAAGAACACGGAGAAAACCTGTGGAATAGGTTCAACAGAGGAAAAGAACAACAAAAATGGTATTATACCTCAATGGTTGAAGCCTGTGGCGGCGGTATAGAAGATGAAGTAATAAAAAAGCTTTATGAAGAGGCACAAAAGGTTTTAAAAGAAATATTTGCTGATTAA
- the nuoF gene encoding NADH-quinone oxidoreductase subunit NuoF translates to MSIRDKIPRLPEIHVESNLNLLLRRAKENRTVDIEEYVTTGGYSALKKALTKFTPEDIVVLVEESTLRGRGGAGFPTGRKWRFALMNPPPRYLVCNADESEPGTFKDRIIIERDPHLLLEGMIIAGYALGAKEGYIYIRGEYPAGYLILENAIQEAKEHGFLGENILGTDFSFDIKVYRGAGAYICGEETALLESLEGKRGHPRLRPPYPAQVGLYGKPTVVNNVETLSNIPIIVTYEAHFMNIGPAGFFGPKLFPVSGKVNKPGVYESTMDITLNELIEMAGGVKDGKKIKAVFAGALGVYSADELDTPMDYSPKGFGGTGTTIVLDEDDCIIDALLVITNFFHHESCGKCTPCRVGTYEQHVIMKKLKEGTATQKDLEYLKHLAKNIPANSICGLGFSAPNAIADALKKFPEEFEAHLNKTCKVCFG, encoded by the coding sequence ATGAGTATAAGGGATAAAATTCCAAGACTACCTGAGATACATGTTGAAAGTAATCTGAACCTGCTGCTTAGAAGAGCAAAAGAAAACAGGACAGTTGATATAGAGGAATATGTAACAACAGGGGGATACTCTGCATTAAAAAAAGCCCTCACAAAATTTACACCGGAGGATATAGTTGTTCTGGTTGAGGAAAGCACCCTCAGGGGAAGAGGTGGTGCAGGTTTCCCAACAGGTAGAAAATGGCGTTTTGCTTTAATGAATCCTCCTCCAAGATATCTTGTCTGTAATGCAGATGAATCAGAACCGGGAACATTCAAAGATAGAATAATCATAGAAAGAGACCCTCATCTGCTTTTAGAAGGTATGATTATTGCCGGATATGCCCTTGGTGCAAAAGAGGGATACATATATATCAGAGGAGAATATCCTGCAGGATATCTCATACTGGAAAATGCCATACAGGAAGCAAAAGAGCATGGATTTTTAGGTGAAAATATCCTCGGAACTGATTTTTCCTTTGATATAAAGGTTTACAGAGGAGCAGGAGCATATATTTGCGGTGAAGAAACTGCACTGCTTGAGAGTCTGGAAGGAAAAAGAGGTCACCCAAGACTAAGACCTCCTTATCCTGCACAGGTTGGTTTATACGGTAAACCTACAGTTGTTAATAATGTGGAAACATTATCCAATATCCCGATTATTGTTACCTATGAAGCACATTTTATGAATATTGGTCCTGCCGGATTTTTTGGCCCCAAATTATTCCCTGTAAGCGGGAAGGTAAACAAACCTGGTGTTTATGAATCTACTATGGATATTACCCTTAATGAGCTTATAGAAATGGCCGGTGGCGTAAAAGATGGCAAGAAGATTAAAGCCGTTTTTGCCGGTGCATTGGGAGTGTATTCTGCAGATGAACTTGATACACCTATGGACTACTCTCCTAAAGGATTTGGTGGAACAGGAACAACAATAGTTTTAGATGAGGATGACTGTATAATTGATGCCTTACTTGTAATAACAAACTTCTTTCATCATGAAAGCTGTGGAAAGTGCACACCTTGTAGAGTCGGAACCTATGAGCAACATGTTATCATGAAAAAGCTAAAAGAAGGAACTGCTACACAAAAAGATTTAGAATATTTAAAACATCTTGCAAAAAATATACCTGCAAACTCTATATGTGGACTTGGTTTTTCTGCTCCTAACGCCATAGCAGATGCTTTGAAGAAATTCCCTGAAGAATTTGAGGCACATCTGAATAAAACCTGTAAGGTATGCTTCGGTTAA
- a CDS encoding NAD(P)H-dependent oxidoreductase subunit E: protein MEFKYLNEQIIAEIKKCRERFPLKEQCIIPALHKILDIYRDIPQQAIEELSEYLHVPLADIEGIVTFYDMFRYKKNARNHIRICRNLPCHLARYQNILEMIKKKTGADIGKSSPDGKWYIELVECIGSCGIAPAFLINDDLYDGSNIKTEEQIEEILGRYE, encoded by the coding sequence ATGGAATTTAAATATTTAAATGAGCAGATTATTGCTGAGATAAAAAAGTGCAGGGAAAGATTTCCTTTGAAGGAGCAGTGTATTATTCCAGCACTGCATAAAATCCTTGATATTTATAGGGATATTCCCCAGCAGGCTATAGAAGAGCTATCAGAATATCTTCATGTGCCCCTTGCAGATATAGAAGGTATAGTAACCTTCTACGATATGTTCAGATATAAAAAGAACGCAAGAAATCATATAAGAATCTGCAGGAATCTGCCCTGCCATCTTGCCAGATATCAGAATATCCTTGAGATGATAAAAAAGAAAACCGGAGCAGATATAGGAAAAAGTAGTCCAGACGGAAAATGGTATATTGAATTAGTTGAGTGTATAGGAAGTTGCGGTATTGCACCTGCATTTTTAATAAATGATGACCTTTATGACGGAAGCAATATAAAAACCGAAGAGCAGATAGAAGAAATCCTTGGCAGGTATGAGTAA
- the metG gene encoding methionine--tRNA ligase produces MGQQKFYVTTPIYYVNDVPHLGHAYTTIAADVLARYNRQKGNKTFFLTGTDEHGLKIQKSAEEKGITPKELADKTHLKFKELWKVLNISYDRFIRTTDPDHIKAVQHIFQKCYENGDIYLSEYESWYCVGCEEFKTETEIKEYDYKCPIHMKKCEKVKEESYFFRLSKYQNKLLELYEKYPEFIQPDYRRNEVIAFVKQGLKDLSVSRPRSRVKWGIPVPFDESHTIYVWFDALTNYISALGYPDTDSEMFKTFWPADVHIVGKDILRFHAVYWPAFLMSAGLEVPKKVFAHGWWTVEGHKMSKSLGNVVDPFQAAKEYGVDELRYFLLREVPFGLDGDFSKKAVIGRINSDLANDLGNLFSRTLSMINKFNKGVVECSDKHTQLEKEYKELYLHTIEQFDKELSNLGFNRALEIVWEFIDFLNKYIVKTEPWALNKNNDPYLKTTLYTLADGLMLITYLLTPFMPQKMKTALEYLGLEKLPEKPEPFSFPENTKVKKKIKPLFPRIELKEEEKVEEKKEEQKQEEGIVTIEDFAKLKFRVGQVLEAEKVEKADKLLKLTVDLGDEKRTIVSGIAQYYKPEELIGKKIIVFANLKPRKIFGIESKGMILAAKDDKTLRLLTVDGDVEVGAYVS; encoded by the coding sequence ATGGGACAGCAGAAATTTTATGTAACTACACCTATATATTATGTAAATGATGTTCCACATCTTGGACATGCATATACAACAATCGCTGCTGATGTGCTTGCGCGGTATAACAGACAAAAAGGAAATAAAACATTTTTCCTGACAGGAACAGATGAACACGGCTTAAAGATACAAAAATCTGCAGAAGAAAAAGGAATAACACCCAAAGAACTGGCAGATAAAACCCATTTAAAATTCAAGGAACTATGGAAAGTTTTAAACATATCCTATGATAGATTTATTAGAACAACCGACCCAGACCATATAAAAGCAGTCCAGCATATATTCCAAAAGTGCTACGAAAATGGAGATATATACCTGTCTGAGTATGAAAGCTGGTATTGTGTAGGCTGTGAAGAGTTTAAAACAGAAACGGAGATAAAAGAGTATGACTACAAATGCCCAATCCATATGAAAAAATGCGAAAAGGTTAAGGAAGAAAGTTATTTTTTCAGGCTTTCAAAATATCAGAATAAACTATTAGAGCTGTATGAAAAATATCCTGAGTTTATACAGCCTGATTACAGGAGAAATGAAGTTATTGCCTTTGTAAAACAGGGATTAAAGGATTTATCTGTATCAAGACCAAGAAGCAGGGTAAAATGGGGAATTCCTGTTCCATTTGATGAAAGCCATACCATATATGTCTGGTTTGATGCCCTTACAAACTATATATCTGCCCTTGGCTATCCTGACACTGATTCAGAAATGTTTAAAACCTTTTGGCCTGCAGATGTCCATATAGTTGGCAAAGATATTCTCCGTTTCCATGCAGTTTACTGGCCTGCATTCTTAATGAGTGCAGGACTGGAAGTGCCGAAAAAGGTTTTTGCACACGGCTGGTGGACTGTTGAAGGGCATAAGATGTCAAAATCCCTTGGAAATGTGGTTGATCCTTTCCAAGCAGCAAAAGAATATGGCGTAGATGAGCTTAGATATTTTCTCCTAAGAGAAGTGCCTTTTGGATTAGATGGAGACTTTTCCAAAAAGGCAGTTATAGGAAGGATAAACTCAGACCTTGCCAATGACCTCGGAAATCTATTTTCAAGAACACTCTCTATGATTAATAAATTCAATAAAGGCGTTGTTGAATGCTCTGACAAACATACACAGCTGGAAAAGGAATACAAAGAGCTTTATTTACATACCATTGAACAGTTTGATAAGGAATTATCAAATCTGGGCTTTAACAGGGCTCTGGAGATTGTATGGGAGTTTATTGATTTCTTGAATAAATACATAGTCAAAACTGAGCCATGGGCATTAAATAAAAATAATGACCCTTATCTGAAAACTACACTTTATACGTTGGCAGATGGGCTTATGCTGATTACCTATTTACTTACCCCATTTATGCCCCAAAAGATGAAAACTGCCCTTGAGTATCTTGGGCTTGAAAAATTACCGGAAAAGCCAGAACCATTTAGTTTTCCGGAAAATACAAAAGTCAAAAAGAAAATAAAACCATTGTTCCCAAGAATTGAACTTAAAGAGGAGGAAAAGGTGGAAGAGAAAAAGGAAGAACAAAAACAGGAAGAAGGAATTGTAACAATAGAAGACTTTGCAAAACTAAAATTCAGAGTTGGGCAGGTTTTAGAAGCAGAGAAAGTAGAAAAGGCAGATAAACTGCTCAAGCTTACAGTTGACCTTGGGGATGAAAAAAGAACAATAGTTTCAGGAATAGCACAGTATTATAAACCTGAGGAGCTTATAGGCAAAAAAATAATAGTTTTTGCAAATCTTAAACCGAGAAAGATTTTCGGTATAGAATCAAAGGGAATGATTTTAGCTGCAAAAGATGATAAAACATTAAGACTGTTAACTGTTGATGGAGACGTGGAAGTAGGTGCATACGTCTCATAA
- a CDS encoding bifunctional diguanylate cyclase/phosphodiesterase, which yields MKQKQENRYLKYNQFLEKRAGIKSYGQKVVLVLILLFFISFIAAAAILTVINIQDEIQRIKISLEKTINIEKKLIKKELETIENNAKVFISTYEKKKNSTNTNIDFNILKKSHIYSIYNNVEHYTIGRKIPISSVELLQYSDDKYILLTDYLIINMQNMYYVFVNKSAFDYILSPQNSPLSDYDPVFVLKNSPKTFSSFICSSSKFENSNFYIIGCVDKSTVIYGKIISTVFGSIVVFSVFFLLSLSFYTFFFKKILLYPINHLRKNVQYMSDKGLEKVTFDLHKYGDDEFAKISQVLEATRQKILKHQKGMNLVLTTTAKMISMTNDIHNFALFAINSLDELLNAEGSVLCLYSKLEDHCSILVHSDNYLLNKIPFNLEEKEFKKLQKTHHANNIILDKNGDRYIASIKKEVNDEYSLYIVIFKRGERLSEEELKYTDMILSHLVYSINLLNLATYDPLTRLYNRRAIVEYAEKEVERAKRYNHDFSIILLDIDDFKGINDTYGHTMGDIVLKQVAEIIQEETRDVDKVGRYGGEEFIIVLPETETESALRLAERIRKKISEKEFKIGDYKISITISAGVAGLGIHGETFEEILQAADLALYQAKKNGKNQVVMLGKEEISQILEEEFESKNFLLDAISEDRVIPYFQPIVDLNTFEIVGYEVLARIKEGDRVIPAYKFITTAIKFGIVLKIDEIIQRKTVEFLLKSEKVPQMIFFNLSRPYIQDIYHISQFVELLEKNNIPKENIVLEITEEEAISEITIVKEAIRIAKSKGIRFALDDFGVGYSTFSYIKHFDIDIIKLDGSLVKNIHKDNDNQIIVGGIAYICREKGIKLLAEMVETEEEVKILRELGVSYAQGYIFGKPQDNFIENIMEEL from the coding sequence ATGAAACAAAAACAGGAAAATAGATATTTAAAATATAACCAGTTCCTTGAAAAGAGGGCAGGGATAAAAAGTTATGGTCAGAAGGTTGTATTAGTTTTAATTTTATTATTTTTTATCTCATTTATTGCTGCTGCCGCAATATTAACAGTTATAAACATTCAGGATGAAATTCAAAGAATTAAAATAAGCCTTGAAAAAACAATTAATATAGAAAAAAAGTTGATTAAGAAGGAACTGGAAACAATAGAAAATAATGCTAAAGTTTTTATATCAACCTATGAAAAGAAAAAGAATTCTACAAACACAAATATTGATTTCAATATACTAAAAAAGTCCCATATATACAGTATTTACAATAATGTTGAACACTATACAATTGGAAGAAAAATTCCAATTTCCTCTGTAGAATTACTCCAATACTCAGATGACAAATATATTCTGCTTACAGACTATCTCATAATAAATATGCAAAATATGTATTATGTATTTGTTAATAAATCTGCTTTTGATTATATCTTATCTCCTCAAAATTCGCCCTTAAGTGATTATGACCCTGTTTTTGTTTTAAAAAACTCACCTAAAACTTTCAGTTCCTTTATATGTTCTTCTTCCAAGTTTGAAAATAGCAACTTTTACATAATTGGATGTGTGGATAAGTCAACTGTCATATACGGCAAAATTATTTCCACCGTATTTGGTAGTATTGTTGTATTTTCCGTGTTTTTCTTACTTTCTTTGTCTTTTTATACTTTTTTCTTCAAAAAAATTCTTCTCTATCCTATTAACCATTTGAGGAAAAATGTTCAATATATGAGTGATAAAGGTCTGGAAAAAGTAACATTTGACCTTCATAAATACGGAGATGATGAATTTGCCAAAATATCCCAGGTTCTTGAAGCAACAAGGCAAAAAATACTTAAACATCAAAAAGGTATGAACTTAGTTTTGACTACAACTGCAAAAATGATATCTATGACAAACGATATACATAACTTTGCTTTATTTGCTATAAATAGCCTTGACGAGCTTCTAAATGCAGAAGGAAGTGTTTTATGCCTATATTCAAAATTAGAAGACCATTGTTCAATACTTGTTCATTCAGACAATTATTTACTTAATAAAATCCCATTTAATCTGGAAGAAAAAGAGTTCAAAAAATTACAAAAAACTCACCATGCAAATAATATAATCCTTGACAAAAACGGGGATAGATACATAGCCTCAATAAAAAAAGAAGTTAATGATGAATATTCCCTTTATATAGTTATCTTTAAACGAGGAGAAAGACTATCGGAGGAGGAACTTAAATATACTGATATGATTTTATCCCATCTGGTATATAGCATAAATCTGCTAAACCTTGCAACCTATGACCCGCTTACCAGACTTTATAACAGAAGGGCAATTGTTGAATATGCAGAAAAAGAAGTTGAGAGGGCAAAAAGATATAATCATGATTTTAGCATTATATTACTGGATATAGATGATTTTAAAGGAATAAATGATACTTATGGTCACACCATGGGAGATATTGTTTTAAAACAAGTAGCAGAAATTATTCAGGAAGAAACAAGAGATGTAGATAAGGTAGGGAGATATGGTGGAGAAGAGTTTATTATTGTATTACCTGAAACAGAAACAGAAAGTGCCTTGAGACTTGCAGAAAGAATTAGAAAGAAAATATCAGAGAAAGAATTCAAAATAGGTGATTATAAGATATCAATCACAATAAGTGCAGGTGTTGCAGGCCTTGGTATACACGGAGAAACATTTGAGGAAATCTTACAGGCTGCAGATCTTGCACTTTATCAAGCCAAGAAAAACGGTAAAAATCAGGTTGTTATGCTTGGTAAAGAAGAAATTTCACAGATACTTGAGGAAGAATTTGAAAGTAAAAATTTCCTTCTTGATGCAATCTCAGAAGACAGGGTTATACCTTACTTTCAACCTATTGTTGATTTAAATACATTTGAAATAGTTGGATATGAAGTTCTCGCAAGGATAAAAGAAGGTGATAGAGTAATTCCAGCTTACAAATTTATAACAACAGCAATTAAGTTTGGAATTGTTTTAAAAATAGATGAGATAATTCAAAGAAAAACTGTGGAATTTTTATTAAAAAGTGAGAAAGTTCCTCAAATGATATTTTTCAACTTATCAAGGCCGTATATTCAGGATATATACCATATTTCCCAGTTCGTTGAGCTTCTTGAAAAGAATAATATTCCTAAAGAGAACATTGTTCTGGAAATAACAGAAGAAGAAGCAATCAGTGAAATCACAATAGTTAAAGAGGCCATCAGAATTGCAAAATCAAAAGGAATCAGATTTGCCCTTGATGATTTTGGAGTGGGCTATTCAACCTTTTCTTATATAAAGCATTTTGATATTGATATAATTAAACTTGATGGTTCTCTTGTAAAAAATATTCACAAAGACAATGATAATCAGATTATTGTCGGTGGAATAGCCTATATATGTCGAGAAAAAGGAATAAAACTCCTTGCAGAAATGGTAGAAACAGAAGAAGAAGTGAAAATACTAAGGGAGCTTGGCGTATCCTATGCACAGGGATATATTTTTGGAAAGCCGCAGGATAATTTTATAGAAAATATAATGGAGGAATTATAA